The Nitrogeniibacter aestuarii genome has a window encoding:
- a CDS encoding replication-associated recombination protein A: MDDLFAGVEPVNVPLAERLRPRTIDEVVGQGHLLDAGKPLRLAFASGKLHSMILWGPPGVGKTTLARLMADAFDASFVALSAVFSGVKDIREAVQKAEAEKARGRHTILFVDEVHRFNKAQQDAFLPFVEQGLVTFIGATTENPSFEVNAALLSRAAVYVLKSLSDDELLELLERARVEADADLEFEHDARERLVGFADGDGRRLIGLVEQLVTAARTAGVNPVTAEFLDQALSRNLRRFDKGGDAFYDQISALHKSVRGSDPDAALYWFCRMLDGGADPLYIARRLVRMASEDIGLADPRALEMTLQACAAYERLGSPEGELALAQAVVFLACAAKSNAVYAAYKAVRRFVESDGSRPVPMHLRNAPTKLMKNLGHGDGYRYAHDEAGAYAAGERYLPDEVPTQHWYEPTDRGMEGKIREKLERLRALDAQANKRGN, encoded by the coding sequence ATGGACGACCTGTTCGCCGGCGTCGAACCGGTCAACGTGCCGCTGGCTGAGCGCCTGCGGCCCCGCACCATCGACGAAGTGGTCGGGCAGGGGCATCTGCTCGACGCGGGCAAGCCGCTCCGCCTGGCTTTTGCTTCGGGCAAGTTGCACTCCATGATTCTCTGGGGGCCGCCGGGGGTGGGCAAGACCACGCTGGCGCGCCTCATGGCGGATGCCTTTGACGCGAGCTTTGTGGCGCTCTCTGCGGTGTTCTCGGGTGTCAAGGACATCCGCGAGGCGGTGCAGAAGGCGGAGGCCGAAAAGGCCCGGGGCCGACACACCATCCTGTTCGTGGACGAGGTGCACCGTTTCAACAAGGCCCAGCAAGACGCCTTTTTGCCGTTCGTCGAGCAGGGGCTCGTGACCTTCATCGGTGCGACCACCGAGAATCCTTCCTTTGAAGTGAATGCGGCGCTGCTGTCTCGGGCCGCTGTGTATGTGCTCAAGTCGCTCTCCGACGACGAGCTGCTTGAGCTGCTCGAGCGGGCGCGTGTCGAGGCGGATGCCGACCTCGAATTCGAGCACGATGCACGTGAGCGTCTGGTGGGCTTCGCTGACGGCGATGGGCGCCGTCTGATCGGGCTCGTGGAACAGTTGGTGACTGCGGCGAGAACGGCCGGCGTCAATCCGGTGACGGCCGAGTTCCTCGATCAGGCGCTGTCGCGCAACCTGCGCCGCTTCGACAAGGGGGGGGATGCCTTCTATGACCAGATCTCGGCGCTGCACAAGTCGGTGCGGGGATCGGACCCGGACGCCGCGTTGTACTGGTTCTGTCGCATGCTCGATGGCGGGGCTGATCCACTTTACATTGCGCGGCGGCTGGTGCGCATGGCCAGCGAAGACATCGGCCTGGCCGACCCGCGTGCCCTGGAAATGACCTTGCAGGCCTGCGCGGCCTACGAGCGTCTGGGCTCACCCGAAGGGGAGCTGGCACTCGCGCAGGCCGTGGTTTTTCTGGCCTGTGCCGCCAAGTCGAACGCGGTCTATGCTGCCTACAAGGCAGTGCGCCGCTTTGTCGAAAGCGACGGCTCGCGCCCCGTGCCCATGCATCTGCGCAACGCGCCAACCAAATTGATGAAGAACCTCGGGCATGGCGACGGCTATCGATACGCGCATGACGAAGCCGGTGCGTACGCGGCAGGCGAGCGCTATCTGCCCGACGAGGTGCCGACCCAGCATTGGTATGAGCCCACCGACCGCGGCATGGAAGGCAAGATCCGCGAAAAGCTCGAGCGTCTTCGCGCGCTTGACGCACAGGCGAACAAGCGCGGCAACTGA
- the trxB gene encoding thioredoxin-disulfide reductase, protein MSTRHEKLIILGSGPAGYTAAVYAARANLNPVLITGLAQGGQLMTTTDVDNWPADADGVQGPDLMARFQKHAERFETEMVFDHIHTTHLNEKPIRLVGDAGEYTCDALIICTGATAKYIGLPSEEAFMGKGVSACATCDGFFYRNKPVAVVGGGNTAVEEALYLANITSKVTLVHRRDTFRAEKILVGKLMEKVAAGKIELKLFSTLDEVLGDNMGVTGMRLKHVETGETEDIELMGVFIAIGHKPNTDIFEGQLEMEGGYIVTHGGREGNATATSIPGVFAAGDVQDHIYRQAVTSAGTGCMAALDAERYLDSLGVA, encoded by the coding sequence ATGAGCACGCGTCACGAAAAACTGATCATTCTCGGCTCCGGTCCCGCCGGCTACACCGCTGCGGTTTATGCAGCCCGCGCCAACCTCAATCCGGTGCTGATCACCGGCCTGGCTCAGGGCGGCCAGCTCATGACGACCACTGATGTGGACAACTGGCCGGCCGACGCGGACGGTGTTCAGGGGCCGGATCTGATGGCGCGTTTCCAGAAGCACGCGGAGCGTTTCGAAACCGAGATGGTCTTCGATCACATCCACACCACGCACCTGAACGAAAAACCGATACGGCTGGTTGGCGATGCGGGCGAATACACGTGCGATGCACTCATCATCTGCACGGGCGCCACTGCCAAGTACATCGGCCTGCCCTCGGAAGAGGCCTTCATGGGCAAGGGCGTGTCCGCGTGCGCGACCTGCGACGGTTTCTTCTATCGCAACAAGCCCGTGGCCGTGGTCGGTGGTGGCAACACCGCGGTGGAAGAGGCCCTCTATCTGGCCAACATCACCAGCAAAGTCACGCTGGTGCACCGCCGCGACACCTTCCGCGCAGAGAAGATTCTGGTGGGCAAACTCATGGAGAAGGTTGCCGCCGGCAAGATCGAGCTCAAGCTCTTCTCGACGCTGGACGAGGTGCTGGGCGACAACATGGGCGTGACCGGTATGCGCCTCAAGCATGTCGAGACCGGCGAGACTGAAGACATCGAACTGATGGGTGTCTTCATCGCCATCGGCCACAAGCCGAATACCGACATCTTTGAAGGCCAGCTGGAAATGGAAGGCGGTTACATCGTCACCCATGGCGGCCGCGAAGGCAACGCCACGGCCACCAGCATCCCGGGTGTTTTCGCCGCGGGCGATGTGCAAGACCATATCTATCGTCAGGCGGTCACCAGCGCCGGCACCGGGTGCATGGCCGCGCTCGACGCCGAACGCTACCTGGACAGCCTCGGCGTCGCCTGA
- the lolA gene encoding outer membrane lipoprotein chaperone LolA: MRFAGIKTLLVGAVGLGVSLSALAADGVVLLRQFVDSTHAAKGTFVQSVYRANGGRGEESKGDFIFERPGKFRWNYSQPYPQLLVGDGHKLWSYDPDLAQVTVKTMGDALGGTPAAILSGAGDLDKSFTLENAGEGNGLTWAVATPKASDSSFASMKLGFDGARLVGMEIRDNFGQITILKFTKFEANPVVAEDAFVFTPPAGVDVIGDL; this comes from the coding sequence ATGCGTTTTGCCGGAATCAAAACACTGCTGGTTGGCGCAGTGGGCCTGGGCGTCAGCCTGTCGGCCCTGGCGGCCGATGGTGTGGTGTTGCTCAGACAGTTCGTCGATTCGACCCATGCGGCCAAAGGCACCTTCGTGCAATCGGTCTATCGGGCCAACGGTGGGCGTGGGGAAGAGTCGAAGGGTGACTTCATTTTCGAGCGCCCGGGCAAGTTTCGCTGGAACTACAGTCAGCCCTATCCACAGCTGCTGGTGGGCGATGGGCACAAGCTGTGGTCCTACGACCCGGATCTGGCGCAGGTGACCGTGAAGACCATGGGTGATGCGCTGGGCGGCACGCCTGCGGCCATCCTCTCGGGGGCCGGCGATCTCGACAAGAGCTTTACGCTGGAGAACGCGGGCGAGGGCAACGGGCTGACCTGGGCGGTGGCAACACCCAAGGCGAGTGACAGCAGTTTTGCCAGCATGAAGCTCGGCTTCGATGGCGCACGCCTGGTGGGTATGGAGATTCGTGACAACTTCGGCCAGATCACCATTCTGAAGTTCACCAAGTTCGAAGCCAATCCAGTCGTTGCCGAGGATGCCTTCGTGTTCACACCGCCAGCCGGCGTGGACGTGATCGGCGACCTGTAA
- a CDS encoding DNA translocase FtsK, giving the protein MASKISTRNPPLPERIAHLLQETRWIVLGVLSIYVAMILLGYSKADPGWSHATEVARVSNPGGRFGAWLADVLLYLFGGSAWWLVIFLGYGIAWGFRRFREEFKADKRSFAIVMTGFLVVLLASAALESLRFHTTGEGLPLAPGGLIGVELGNAARTYLGFTGGTLVLLAMIAGGLSLFTGISWLMATERLGQWIEDAWARTQATYYAWKDRRAGRELAQKREAVVQTRRAKVEKTQPAPVRIEPAVKQVEKSEQVLKERQQTLFEDAGEGALPAISLLDPASNDVEPPSAESLEFTSRFIEQKLADFGVEVKVLAAYPGPVITRYEIEPATGVKGSQVVNLAKDLARALSLISVRVVETVPGKSCMALELPNPKRQTVRLSEILGSKAYYDMASALTVGLGKDISGNPVVADLAKMPHLLVAGTTGSGKSVGINAMILSLLYKSEPDKVRLIMVDPKMLELSIYEGIPHLLAPVVVDMKHAANALNWCVAEMEKRYKLMAAVGVRNLAGFNKQVAEAKKAGVPLTNPFAINPDNPEPLEHLPHIVVIVDELADLMMVVGKKVEELIARLAQKARAAGIHLILATQRPSVDVITGLIKANIPTRMAFQVSSKIDSRTILDQMGAENLLGMGDMLYLPPGTGLPVRVHGAFVDDNEVHKVVEYLKKQGAPDYIEGILDGPEEAMDALGGGEGGEDMEADPLYDQAVEIVVKTQRPSISLVQRHLRIGYNRAARLIEQMERSGLVSPMGTNGNRQVIAPSREED; this is encoded by the coding sequence ATGGCGTCGAAAATCAGTACTCGTAATCCCCCCTTGCCGGAACGCATTGCCCACTTGCTTCAGGAGACCCGCTGGATCGTCCTCGGTGTCCTGTCCATTTACGTGGCAATGATTCTGCTTGGCTACAGCAAGGCCGACCCGGGCTGGTCGCATGCCACGGAAGTGGCTCGGGTGTCGAACCCGGGCGGCCGCTTTGGCGCCTGGCTGGCCGATGTGCTGCTCTATCTGTTTGGCGGTTCGGCCTGGTGGCTGGTCATTTTCCTTGGATATGGCATCGCCTGGGGTTTCCGGCGTTTTCGTGAAGAGTTCAAGGCCGACAAGCGCTCGTTTGCCATCGTCATGACCGGTTTTCTGGTCGTGCTGCTGGCCAGTGCCGCCCTTGAGTCGCTGCGATTCCATACGACGGGTGAGGGCTTGCCGCTGGCGCCGGGTGGCTTGATCGGCGTCGAACTGGGGAACGCGGCCCGAACCTATCTCGGCTTTACCGGCGGCACTCTGGTGCTCCTGGCGATGATTGCCGGGGGGCTGAGTCTGTTCACCGGCATTTCCTGGCTGATGGCGACCGAGCGGCTGGGTCAGTGGATTGAAGATGCCTGGGCCCGCACCCAGGCCACCTATTACGCCTGGAAAGACCGACGTGCCGGCCGCGAGCTGGCGCAGAAGCGCGAGGCGGTGGTACAGACCCGCCGGGCCAAGGTTGAAAAAACACAACCTGCGCCGGTCCGCATCGAGCCTGCGGTCAAGCAGGTCGAGAAGTCGGAGCAGGTGCTCAAGGAACGCCAGCAAACTCTGTTCGAGGATGCCGGCGAGGGTGCCCTGCCGGCCATCTCCCTGCTCGACCCGGCCTCCAATGACGTGGAGCCGCCCAGCGCCGAGTCCCTTGAGTTCACCTCGCGTTTCATCGAGCAGAAGCTGGCCGATTTCGGTGTGGAGGTGAAGGTGCTTGCGGCCTATCCGGGCCCGGTGATCACGCGGTACGAAATCGAGCCGGCGACCGGGGTGAAGGGCAGTCAGGTGGTCAACCTGGCCAAGGATCTTGCGCGTGCCCTGTCGCTCATATCCGTCCGCGTGGTCGAAACCGTGCCGGGCAAGTCGTGCATGGCGCTTGAGTTGCCCAATCCCAAGCGCCAGACGGTGCGACTGTCGGAGATTCTTGGCTCCAAGGCCTACTACGACATGGCTTCGGCACTGACGGTGGGGCTGGGCAAGGACATCTCGGGCAATCCGGTGGTGGCCGATCTGGCGAAGATGCCGCACCTGCTGGTGGCCGGTACCACCGGCTCCGGCAAGTCGGTGGGGATCAACGCCATGATCCTGTCGCTGCTCTACAAGAGCGAGCCCGACAAGGTGCGGCTGATCATGGTCGATCCGAAGATGCTCGAACTGTCGATCTACGAGGGTATCCCGCACCTGCTCGCACCGGTGGTGGTCGACATGAAGCATGCTGCCAATGCGCTCAACTGGTGCGTGGCCGAGATGGAAAAACGCTACAAGCTCATGGCGGCAGTCGGTGTGCGAAATCTTGCCGGCTTCAACAAGCAGGTGGCTGAAGCCAAGAAAGCCGGTGTGCCGCTGACCAATCCGTTTGCCATCAACCCGGACAACCCCGAGCCGCTCGAACACCTGCCACATATTGTGGTGATCGTGGATGAGCTGGCCGATCTGATGATGGTGGTGGGCAAGAAGGTCGAAGAGCTGATCGCGCGATTGGCGCAAAAGGCGCGAGCCGCGGGTATTCACCTTATTCTGGCGACCCAGCGCCCGTCGGTGGATGTGATCACGGGTCTCATCAAGGCCAACATCCCCACCCGGATGGCCTTCCAGGTGTCCTCCAAGATCGATTCGCGCACCATCCTCGACCAGATGGGGGCCGAAAACCTGCTGGGCATGGGCGACATGCTCTACCTGCCGCCGGGTACCGGTCTGCCGGTGCGTGTGCACGGCGCCTTCGTCGATGACAACGAAGTGCACAAGGTGGTCGAATACCTCAAGAAACAGGGTGCTCCGGACTATATCGAGGGCATCCTCGATGGCCCCGAAGAGGCCATGGATGCGCTTGGCGGCGGAGAAGGCGGCGAAGACATGGAAGCCGATCCTCTCTACGACCAGGCGGTGGAAATCGTGGTCAAGACGCAACGCCCGTCGATTTCACTGGTCCAACGACACCTGAGAATCGGATACAACCGGGCGGCCCGCCTGATCGAGCAGATGGAACGCTCCGGGCTGGTCTCGCCCATGGGCACGAACGGCAATCGTCAGGTGATTGCGCCGTCGCGCGAGGAGGATTGA
- a CDS encoding Smr/MutS family protein translates to MTKKRRTPPATGERPARLADNRFASLKQLKANAAQPAARPQVRKTTPKAQAERSEDDETALFRAAVAGAQPLNKLNRAEIETTRPAPVPRQPQPDEQDTPAQTADRPPPPADESAWFRHMMHDVSPLPDRNLAENDGSAKPDPGELPAPKEVLDPEDVLGWLALGTQPLKDRNRIEVEPLPPVPAPRQHEADQRAVLEESLDAFSLEDRLDIGEEAVFLRPGIPRRVLADLRRGRWVVQGEIDLHGLTRDEARSALGEFLARALIKGWRCVRVVHGKGLRSPGKVGVLKHLSKGWLAQREEILAFCQARAHEGGGGALRVLLRAADKRTR, encoded by the coding sequence ATGACAAAAAAGCGCCGGACGCCGCCTGCAACGGGGGAGCGCCCGGCGCGGCTGGCGGACAACCGCTTCGCCTCGCTCAAGCAACTCAAGGCAAATGCCGCGCAACCCGCGGCCAGACCTCAAGTCCGCAAGACAACGCCAAAGGCGCAAGCCGAACGATCGGAAGACGACGAGACAGCCCTCTTCCGTGCCGCCGTCGCCGGCGCCCAACCGCTGAATAAACTCAATCGGGCGGAAATCGAAACCACGCGCCCGGCCCCCGTGCCGCGGCAGCCACAGCCCGATGAGCAGGACACCCCTGCCCAGACAGCTGATCGACCGCCACCGCCTGCCGACGAATCCGCATGGTTCCGTCACATGATGCACGACGTGTCCCCGCTGCCGGACCGCAACCTGGCCGAAAACGACGGTAGCGCCAAGCCCGATCCGGGAGAATTACCTGCACCCAAAGAGGTGCTTGATCCCGAAGATGTGCTCGGCTGGCTCGCTCTGGGGACACAACCGCTCAAAGACCGAAATCGTATCGAGGTCGAGCCGCTACCTCCCGTGCCGGCACCGCGTCAGCACGAGGCAGACCAACGAGCCGTGCTCGAAGAGAGTCTCGACGCCTTTTCGCTTGAGGATCGACTCGATATCGGCGAGGAAGCTGTCTTTCTCCGCCCCGGCATCCCGCGACGGGTGCTGGCCGATCTTCGCCGTGGCCGTTGGGTGGTTCAGGGCGAAATCGATCTTCACGGACTGACACGGGATGAAGCCCGTAGCGCACTGGGTGAATTTCTCGCGCGCGCCCTGATCAAGGGCTGGCGCTGCGTGCGCGTCGTGCATGGCAAGGGACTGCGTTCGCCGGGCAAGGTCGGCGTTCTCAAACACTTATCGAAGGGCTGGCTTGCCCAACGCGAGGAGATTCTGGCCTTTTGCCAGGCCAGGGCCCACGAAGGCGGCGGCGGCGCCCTGAGGGTCTTGCTGCGCGCGGCGGACAAGCGCACGCGCTGA
- a CDS encoding Crp/Fnr family transcriptional regulator — translation MGQTAAVSTIALRTFSLFQGLPDERLANVTRCAMMRRVPRGQAVVHAGDQPDYVYFVLTGSLKVLVSDEDGREVILTILGQGEIFGEMGIFDEQPRSASVVAVQPADLVMISKQDFKQLMRDDFDIAWRVMCNLADRLRNADRKIESLALMDVYGRVAHLLLEMAEQKDGQTIVTRKISKQDIAKMIGASREMVSRVMKDLGMQGLIEETSGGIILRERILDI, via the coding sequence ATGGGTCAAACGGCGGCGGTCTCGACGATCGCCTTGCGTACGTTCTCCCTCTTTCAGGGTCTCCCTGATGAGCGGCTCGCCAACGTGACCCGGTGCGCCATGATGCGCCGTGTCCCCCGCGGGCAGGCGGTCGTGCACGCGGGTGACCAGCCGGATTATGTCTATTTCGTCCTTACCGGCAGCCTCAAGGTGCTTGTCAGCGACGAAGACGGTCGTGAGGTCATTCTGACCATTCTCGGGCAGGGCGAGATCTTCGGCGAGATGGGGATCTTTGACGAGCAACCCCGTTCCGCGTCGGTCGTGGCCGTTCAGCCTGCTGACCTGGTGATGATCTCCAAACAGGATTTCAAGCAACTCATGCGCGATGATTTCGATATCGCATGGCGTGTGATGTGCAATCTGGCCGATCGCCTGCGTAACGCAGACCGCAAGATCGAGAGTCTGGCACTGATGGATGTGTATGGACGTGTCGCCCATCTGCTGCTGGAGATGGCCGAGCAGAAAGACGGGCAGACCATCGTGACCCGCAAGATCTCCAAGCAGGACATCGCCAAGATGATTGGTGCCTCGCGCGAGATGGTCAGCCGGGTGATGAAGGATCTGGGCATGCAGGGGCTGATCGAGGAGACGTCGGGCGGGATCATCCTGCGCGAGCGTATACTCGATATCTGA